The following is a genomic window from Salinibacterium sp. UTAS2018.
GCGCCGGCTGAGGCTGCACCAACCGCAGGCACTGCCATCACACCGACGACGCCCACTGTCCCGAGCGAAACACCCATCGCCGCCGCGGTCGCTCCGATTGATGCGAACGTCGCTGCGCCCACAGTTTCAACTACGGCTGCTCCCAGCGCACCGGGCGCGAGCTTCGGAGCCGCCGCAACCGCAGCACCTGCTGAACCAGCAGTCCCCGCCAAGAAGCCACGATTCACACTCGGACTCGTCGCCGGATTCGCCATCGTCGCGCTCCTCGGCGGTGCCTCCGGAGCAGGCGTTGCGCTCTGGGCCGTCGGCAACCAGGCCACCTCGGCCGTCAGCGGAACCGCGAGCCCCGCATCCATCACCGTCAACGACCCGGGAAACGCCACTCTCGTCACTTCGGTAGTCGCCAAAGCAGCCCCCGCCATTGTCACGATCAACGTGACCGGCCAAAACTCCGGTGGTAGCGGCTCGGGCGTTATCATCAGCGAAGACGGCAACGTCATCACCAATGCCCACGTCGTCACGCTCGACGGCGAAGTTGCCGACCCCAAGGTCACGGTCACCACCGCCGATGGGCGACTGCTGTCGGCCACGGTCGTTGGTTTCGACCCGATCTCCGATATCGCCGTGATCCACATTGACTACGTCAGTGACATGCCTTACATCAACATTGCCGATTCCAGCGAGCTGAATGTCGGCGATAACACGGTCGCGATCGGAGCTCCGCTCGGTCTCTCCGGAACGGTCACCAGCGGCATCGTGAGCGCACTCAACCGCAGCATCACGATCGCGTCCTCTGCTCTGCCCGCCGACCCCGAAACAGAGAGCGACGCTCCTGAAGACAGCAACGCGCCTGATCTCTGGAACTTCGACCTCTTCGGCGAAAACGGTCAGGGCGGCGCGCAAAACTCCGCTAACCAGGCCACAGTCGCTCTTGCCGTTATCCAGACGGATGCCGCAATCAACCCGGGTAACTCCGGCGGTGCGCTGCTGAACTCCGATGGTGAACTCATCGGAATCAACGTCGCTATTGCATCCTCCGGCGGCAACGAAGGCAGCATCGGCGTCGGGTTCGCAATCCCGTCGAACGTCGCTAGCCGCGTTGCTAACGAGATTCTCGAAACCGGAACCGCCACGCACGGCCTACTCGGAGCATCCGTCGCTGACGTCACCGACGATCCTGCCCAGAGCAGCGCTCAAGTTGTGGGAGCCAGCATCGTTGGCATCTCCGACGGCGGCGCCGCAGCGGATGCTGGTCTCAAGGTCGGCGACATCGTCACCGGCTTCGATGGCTTGCCCATCACCAACAAGACCGACCTCACCGCTCAGGTGCGGGCATACTCGGCCGGCGCAAGCGTTCCGTTGACTTATGTCCGCGATGGAAAGGGATACTCCGTCGACGTGACCCTCGGTTCACTCCAGTAAACGAACCAATCAGGTATGCGGCGTCACTGGCCTTAGGGCCGGGGGCGCCGCATACGTGTGTAACCGTCGAATTAGTACCCGACACGATAAGCTCTACCGACAACCCAGCCCGACGTATTGGAACCCATGGCAAAGAAGGCTCAAGCCCTCACTGGCGTGTCGTACGTGATGCCCGTACTCAACGAAGTTGAACACATCGAGGCAGCCGTCGACAGCCTCACAGCGCAGGATTACGAAGGACCCTTCGAGATCGTGCTCGCGCTGGGCCCCAGCGTTGACGGTACCAACGCCATTATCGACGAAATGGCGCGACTCGACCCGCGCATTCGTCATATCCCCAACGAACTTGGTTCCACTCCCGGTGGCCTCAACGCCGCTATTCGTGCTTCCACACATCCCATCGTCGTGCGAGTAGATGCCCACTCGGTGCTGCCCACCAACTACACGCGAGTCGCCGTCGAAACCCTCGAACGAAGTGGCGCAGACAACGTCGGCGGCATTATGAAAGCTGAGGGCCGAACGCCCTTCGAGCGCTCCGTCGCCCACGCCTACGGATCGCCAGAAGGGCTCGGCGGTACCCAACATCACACCGGTGGCAAAGAAGGCCCGGCTGATACCGCCTATCTTGGTGTCTTCCAGCGTGACCGCCTTGTCGAGGTAGGTCTGTTCGATGAAGACATCAAACGCGGCCAAGACTGGGAGCTTAATCGGCGACTGCGAGCGACCGGCGGCACCGTCTGGTTCACCCCCGAACTCGAAGTCGTCTACCGGCCGCGCTCCAGTCTCCGCACGCTGGTTCGCCAGTTCGTAGCCACCGGAATCTGGCGTGGAGAACTCGCACGCCGTTTCGGCACAGCCAACTCGTTGCGCTATTTCGTGCCGCCGCTCGCCGTGCTCGGCACGGTAGTGGGCCTCATCATTGGGCTCATTGGCAGCGTGACCGGGGTTGACTGGTTAGCGATCGCTTATGCGGCTCCCGCCGTTTACGTGCTCTTCGTGGTGGCGGCGTCTGCCGTTGCTGGTGCCAAAGAGGGGCTACGATCAGGTCTTTGGTATCTGATCGTGCTGCCGTGCATCCACTTTGGATGGGGTAGCGGTTTCATCCTCGGATTCTTGAAGCTCACTAAGAACATCACTGCGCAAACGGGAAGGTAATGCCGTGTCCCCCCACACACCCTCGCAGCCGACTGCGCGCCCCACCTCCATCGCCCAGCTTCGCGA
Proteins encoded in this region:
- a CDS encoding glycosyltransferase family 2 protein, which produces MAKKAQALTGVSYVMPVLNEVEHIEAAVDSLTAQDYEGPFEIVLALGPSVDGTNAIIDEMARLDPRIRHIPNELGSTPGGLNAAIRASTHPIVVRVDAHSVLPTNYTRVAVETLERSGADNVGGIMKAEGRTPFERSVAHAYGSPEGLGGTQHHTGGKEGPADTAYLGVFQRDRLVEVGLFDEDIKRGQDWELNRRLRATGGTVWFTPELEVVYRPRSSLRTLVRQFVATGIWRGELARRFGTANSLRYFVPPLAVLGTVVGLIIGLIGSVTGVDWLAIAYAAPAVYVLFVVAASAVAGAKEGLRSGLWYLIVLPCIHFGWGSGFILGFLKLTKNITAQTGR
- a CDS encoding trypsin-like peptidase domain-containing protein, whose protein sequence is MTEVPEEPTAHNPAGSTPDNSTAPGTPEASAATPPAAHTAENAAGATEAPPHVSPSGTAPESAPAEAAPTAGTAITPTTPTVPSETPIAAAVAPIDANVAAPTVSTTAAPSAPGASFGAAATAAPAEPAVPAKKPRFTLGLVAGFAIVALLGGASGAGVALWAVGNQATSAVSGTASPASITVNDPGNATLVTSVVAKAAPAIVTINVTGQNSGGSGSGVIISEDGNVITNAHVVTLDGEVADPKVTVTTADGRLLSATVVGFDPISDIAVIHIDYVSDMPYINIADSSELNVGDNTVAIGAPLGLSGTVTSGIVSALNRSITIASSALPADPETESDAPEDSNAPDLWNFDLFGENGQGGAQNSANQATVALAVIQTDAAINPGNSGGALLNSDGELIGINVAIASSGGNEGSIGVGFAIPSNVASRVANEILETGTATHGLLGASVADVTDDPAQSSAQVVGASIVGISDGGAAADAGLKVGDIVTGFDGLPITNKTDLTAQVRAYSAGASVPLTYVRDGKGYSVDVTLGSLQ